The Schistocerca americana isolate TAMUIC-IGC-003095 chromosome 8, iqSchAmer2.1, whole genome shotgun sequence genome contains the following window.
CCAACCAGCgcatattttaaaaagaaataactgGTGGTCTCAATGCGGTCACACACACACTGCCGGCTGTTCTTACTTCAACAACCcgtacattagggcaaccaagcaacaagtacactcgctgcaacgcaaatcgttcaacgaaacgaaggcaccaaaaccagTTACACCTtagatggagagcgttgttcgacaTGGTCTCCAGGGATGAGTCTCTCCGAGACTGCATCATCTGTACACAGTGGTCTTCACAGCTGCAGAAACTACCCTAGCACTCCTCCTGTCAGACCAAAATctaaacttatccacacactattgATCTTGCCTGTTATCCTCATTACCATAAAAAACAacacaccacatatataattaagttGAGGATGGCCAATGATCACTTTAATGCAGGTGCATACCACACTCGAACTTTTATTGGAATTGGCGAAACGCCACAAGTAATGAAGATAATGCTCAAGTGGTACTACAACAGTAGTGGGTGGTATATGTTGAGAACTTAAATCTGtcaggaggtgtgctagggtagtctgtgcagttgctatGATCACTGTGTCTGTATGGTGCAATGGTCAGgatatctgcctaataagcagaagACTCGGGTTCATATCCCAGCCTAGTACAAATTTTCCTCATTGATTTAATCAGTGCTCCCCAGCAGCTACATAATTCTATCCTTTGTGTCTTGATATTTGAAAATAGCAGTTTTCACCCTTTCAAAGGCGTACAGCACTCCTGAAAAGTGTTTATAATTCTGACTGGATTACCTGCAGTAATTCGTCGTTCATTTTTACTGTTCTTGAGAGCTGTAGTTTAGCAGACTGCCAGCTTGGTCAAGGAGGGCGCTCTTGGCAGAGTTTATAAGCAGTGGGTTGCATGGCGGCCACTGCGGAAGCTCCAGCAGCATGACACTGGCCAGAGGGAAATGCACTGCAGATACACAGAAGGGaaatgtggaagaagagaaaatccGCTGCAGCACTCTGTGGAGTATGATTGGAGATACACATTACCTGGTACGTGGTGATACGTCTTACAACTGCAGCACTACGACTGTGTGATGTTGGccttagaatgtttccaaatggtGATAATGATGCGATTTCAAATAAGCAGATCGTGTGAATATTGCAACTGACACCACGTTGTAATTAAACACAGTAGCTGTCAAACCATCTGTACTGCAGGCACACGAGTTAATTCAGTTTTGGTTCATAACTAATGCCGTGTGACTATTGCTAATGGTGTCACACTGTAAGTACAGACACAAATTACTGCACAGGAGacacagaagtaatttctgtgctgtGTCTGACATGAAGAAGCATTCAAGCTATGGAGCAGTACGTGACTGTTACCTGGgtagggttcgaatcctgccttgggcatggatgtgtgtgatgttcttagaaccacttaaacctaactaactttaagttctaggggactcatgacgtcagatgctaagtcacatagtgctcagagccattttgaacctgggtATGCTCGCTGTATGCTGAGATAGTTACGCTACACGAAGCCTTGTCACATGCTACAATTTAGTTGCAGCAAGCAGTAGCCTTTGTCAGCAGAGTGGGAAAGTCGGCTGAGTAACATGCATGACATGTAACATGGCTGAGTAACATGCATGACATGTAACATGGCTGAGTAACATGCATGACATGTAACATGGCTGAGTAACATGCATGACATGTAACACATCAACAAATCTAGATGTTTTCATTATGACTTTGTAGATATGTCTCATTGTCACTCCTGGTATGATGATACTTGCACACTTACAAGTAAGGGATGTGTTGATCCTACTGGATAATGTACCCAGGAAAACAAGAGTCACTGGAGATAACTACCGACCAAAAATCAATTTTAGAATCAGATGAACCAATGCAGTAAGCAGTTTGCTCCATTTTCTaatgttctgttgtttttagagaTGAGGAAACAGACTTGCAGCATTTGCAAACATTTTGTGTTCTACGTATTTAAATACTGCATAGTATATTGAGGCTACTTCggatatattgttaattcttcacttAGAGAGTTTTATTGTGTAGAAAATTGTATATATCCTTAAATGTTTTTACAGAATGTGTCAGCAGTTAAGCCATGCCCTATCGTGGTGTAAGGAAAGCGTTCTAGGATGGAACATGTGGTATTTGATAATAAACTGAGTATCTAATCTGTTAACAATTACACCTGTCTTGAGAACTGAACATTGTGTTAGTTGCCAATAGCTCCTATTTcaacatgtttttaatttttaacgGTTTTATTAGAAAACTTAttcttaatttcatttaatttaatttactagTTATTGGTGTGTAGTGGAGTAATGATGTAACACGTATATTGCCGCAGTAGAGAAAATCTCTTCAATAGTGTATTCTTGAATTTGagtcgaatatttgttcctaggttctCGACCGTGTGAACCTTCGAACACGTTTTCACATTTGAGAGAAGTTTAATCTCGCAGCATTTTTTATAGTTTCCGAAAAATCCTGCAAAAATCAAAGGAGTGTGCCATGATTTGAAACTGGAATAAGATTATGTACTATAcatatatttattttaataatgaaGAAGTCATGGAATGGGGTTCTTTTCGTTTTACTCCAAGGACGTCTGTCAGACTGCTAGCTTCACGTTAGCATGCCTATCAGCTGCTGGTGGTTGTTCTGCCTGGCGAGGTCCAGTGGGGTTTTCCCGTCGTTATTCCTGGCCAGACGGTCGGCTCCAGCCTCGAGCAGTGCAGATGCCGCGTCTGCGTGGCCGTTCTCAGCCGCGTAGTGCAGCGGCGTTCCCCCAAACTGATTCCTGGCGCTGTGGTAAGGAGTGGCCGCCAGCAGCAGCCGCACCACAGCCACGTGGCCTTTCAATGCAGCCGCATGCAGGGGCGTGGTCTGCGTTTTGTTCCTGGCATCAGCCTCCGCCCCTGCCTCCAGCAGCAGCCGCGCCACAGCCTCGTGGCCACAATATGCAGCCCTGTGCAGGGGCGTCTCCTGCCAGCCGCTGCTCCTGGCGTCCACCTCTGCTCCACCCTCCACCAGGCACCTCGCAGCCTTCTCATGTCCCTTCACTGCTGCCCAGTGCAGGGCGGTAAACCTCATCTCGCCCTCATCCCTCGCCCCCACGTCCGTACCAGCTGCCAGCAGCGTCTGCAGCTCGCCGACTGAATCCTCCTTCGCTGCCTGCATCAGCCTGCTGTTCTTCTCCTTTACAGGTAGGCTCCTGTGCAAAAAGGGCAAACTGTCTCATTTTTCTCCAAGTACTCACTCCTGATTAAGAATACTGCAGAAAAACCTGAGATGAGACCAGTTCCAAAAAAGCATTTGTCATAACGAGCACTAACTAATCTACAATTTTCACCACTGAAACAGATGCCTTATGAAGGTGTAATAGTCCTATGTGCTGCAACCCCATTTTTAGTACACCCAAACGTGGCACTCAAACATTGTCGTTTCTTCAGGTATTTAAATTTCATGTCGTAGCATTTCTTTTATTTGCAAATTTGTCAAAAAATCCTCATCAACAGAGCAGGCTAATGCTTAACAGGGAACAATTTAATCGAAATACTTCAGATAGCTGTAGATTACTTCTTTACCCGTACACACAAACATATCTGTTGGCATTTACACATATACGAACTTGCTGAGAAGAGTGTTTGCATGATAACAAGCATATCCCCAAGCAGTCTCTCACACTCTCATGTGCACACACATTCACAAGTACACATACACAGAACCACACCACCACCACACCTCCCccttacacacactcacacacgtacAAATACAAACATACTCTTAACTTAATTTCTTGTAACTATAGTGTGTCTAAAGGCAACAGCAAATCCTGcagtttttgaaagtaaatttatgaTTGATGTGCTCGGATGGATTACTATCTGTAGTAGAGGTCCTTAAAACTATAGTCCTGACACTGCTCATGTATTTACTGATGAACACCTCATGTCCTTCGTGTGTGACAGCCTCATTACAATGAGTTTCCTTCACAATACCTACATTATGACTCTACGAACAGCGTTCCATTCTGTCTGAGGTTCGCGTCACCCACAGGCATGGGTTCGTGTGCTGTCCTTGTACTGATTGTGTACTGTTTCAACCTACGGTCCGATGACCTCAATATTtactcccataggaacttaccacctacCTGCATTCTATGTCATCATGAATAAAATGTAGCAAATTCTTTATACTCTAAACTCTAAAGCAACTGAACTACAAATTCGTTCTATTACTCTTGCAAGTGAGATAGTATACCTTACAAATGCAATAGAACATAAGCAAAGTGGACAGAATTTGGGGAAATGTTGACGGAGAAGACGAAAGACTTTAAAGAGAGGGTCTGAGTGTGGATTATGCCATCCTAGTACATAATACTGAAAGGGTAGTGGAAGACTCAACTCTACAAAATATACCCTTCTGTGCCTCTCCGAGGTCGCCTGCAGTCTAGTCGGATGAAGAACACAAGACGACAGCTAACAAGGGGAGACAATATCTATACACCTACAAGCGACAGGCCACAGAGGAAAATTTCCTGTTCTTTAAGGGCGCACCatctatacaaaaataaaaaaagggaaccTGCCGACGTTTATGTAATATCTCACCAAGTCAATGATCCATGAATATCGTTTGGAATAAAATCTAGAGAGTAAGATGTATTAATATAGCAATGGTAAAACTAAAGGCAACATCTGAAAtcttttttgaaaacattttatgcaGCTTGACCCCAAGCGGATCAGAAAAGCAAAAAGCGTGTTGATGGTAGAGCGTCAGCTGGAACATCTACTAAATGCGATTTCTCCCTGTTGGAAACTCCTCGAGCAATAGCGTGCAGAAGGACTATGTGACCCAGACTAAGTGACTTTGATTGCTCCAACACATGTCGGGGAAGGGATGAATTCGTTTAtggaacattttaaataaaatatggaCCAAGCAAACCTACAAACCGGGAAATGAAGACTAGTATCAATAGATTTCCTGTGTCAGCAGCAGATGCACAACACTGTTATAGTGTTCAATGAATGGCTGTGTGCGTATGTATGAGACGTAGATTTAACGAAACAAGACTTCTAAGACTAGGACTTTATATTCCTGATCTAAAGAGTGGTCAAGTACTTAGGGCTTTATACCCTTAATAAATTAACATGATCACATCACCCACATAACATAATTAACAAATCTGAAGGTGCCAGGAAAATACCTCCCGCGGTAACAGGTGCTCGTTGAGAAGCACACTCAAAATCTTCATTAGCATATATAGCGCGCAAATAATACCTTACTGGGAACATGGATGCATCTGTTACAGTTCAGGATAGACTACAAAAACCGTGTGTTACCGTGAAGGTATCAGAGCATCCAAATCGACTCCAACTAACTCATGGCTAATGGAAGTAAATGTACTTCCAGCACAGGTCTAATGACATTTCATTActgtcaaattcttcatcatcAGATTCCTCCTGGAACGTTTTCACATCTTAAATCGTAATTCGATAAGAGAGATGAAAGTGCTATGAAGGCATGAATTGAATTACGAAGAAACTACCACCTTTAGCAGAATTTTACTTCGATGCTCTCTCCTTCCGCAAATACGTGGCCACTTCGCAAAATATAAGATGCTTCAGCACGCCCTACGCTCACACCTAACTGAAGCTGAATATCTAGATGCACATTCGATTCAGCAAAGATA
Protein-coding sequences here:
- the LOC124544966 gene encoding CARD- and ANK-domain containing inflammasome adapter protein-like, with protein sequence MQAAKEDSVGELQTLLAAGTDVGARDEGEMRFTALHWAAVKGHEKAARCLVEGGAEVDARSSGWQETPLHRAAYCGHEAVARLLLEAGAEADARNKTQTTPLHAAALKGHVAVVRLLLAATPYHSARNQFGGTPLHYAAENGHADAASALLEAGADRLARNNDGKTPLDLARQNNHQQLIGMLT